Proteins encoded by one window of Ovis canadensis isolate MfBH-ARS-UI-01 breed Bighorn chromosome 14, ARS-UI_OviCan_v2, whole genome shotgun sequence:
- the LOC138419299 gene encoding NACHT, LRR and PYD domains-containing protein 7-like produces MEKFSVWKDILWSGDDGGFHYNTTQRSPKLITYLNLQAPTQSTPLTMVLHGPAGVGKTTLAKDLMLDWTQDDLAETSNSAFYLSCKGLNHRGMCTFAELISANWPRVQDDMPAILARAQKVLFILDGFDELKVPSGALIHDLCGDWKKQKPVPVLLGSLLKRKMLPKATLLITTRPGALQELRLLTEQPLFIEIEGFLEEDRKAYFLKHFEEESQALRAFDLMKSNAALFQLGSAPSVCWLVCTCLRQQMERGEDPAATCRTTTALFLRFLCSRFPPPRGGGPRRGLQAPLKPLCLLAAEGVWTRSSVFDGEDLRRLGVHPSALSPFLDGNILQKSEDGEACYSFIHLSVQQFLAAMFYVLEPEEQEEEGLGGCWWHVGDVGKLLSKAERLKNPSLTHVGCFLFGLCNERRAMELEATFGCLVSTEIKRELLKYTLMPHGKKSFSVMDTKEVLSCLYESQEEQLVKDAMAHVKEMSIHLTNTSEMMQSSFCLKHCANLQKISLQVGKKIFLENDPALKSDPQNEISQHDHRSLQLWADLCSVLSSNENLNFLDVKESFLSHSSVRVLCEQITHVTCHLQKVVIKNVSPASAYRDFCLAFIGKKTLTHLVLEGSVHGDKMLLLLLCEILKHPRCNLQYLRLGSCSDTTWQWADFSSALKVNQSLKCLDLTASEFLDAGVKLLCLTLRHPKCVLQKLSLENCQLTEACCKELSSALIVNQRLTHLCLAKNDLGDGGVKTLCEGLSYPECQLQTLVLSHCNINRHGCKYISKLLQGDSSLTSLDLGFNPIATGLCFLYEALKKPNCNLKCLGLWGCPITPFSCQHLASALVSSRSLETLDLGQDAWGQSGIVVLLKALKQNHGSLKMLRLKMDKSTVEIQRLLKDVKENNPRLTIECNDARTTRSSCCDFFC; encoded by the exons ATGGAGAAATTCTCCGTCTGGAAGGATATACTGTGGTCAGGAGATGATGGTGGTTTCCACTACAACACCACCCAGAGAAGCCCCAAGCTGATAACATACCTGAACCTGCAGGCCCCCACACAGTCCACCCCACTCACGATGGTGCTGCACGGTCCTGCCGGCGTTGGGAAAACCACGCTGGCCAAGGATCTGATGCTGGACTGGACGCAGGATGACCTGGCAGAGACCTCCAACTCCGCCTTCTACCTCAGCTGCAAGGGGCTCAACCACAGGGGGATGTGCACCTTTGCAGAGCTGATATCTGCCAACTGGCCACGTGTGCAGGACGACATGCCCGCGATCCTGGCCAGGGCACAGAAAGTCCTGTTCATCCTCGACGGTTTTGATGAGCTGAAAGTCCCCTCGGGGGCGCTCATCCACGACCTATGTGGcgactggaagaagcagaagccgGTGCCCGTCCTCCTGGGAAGTTTACTGAAGAGAAAGATGTTACCCAAGGCCACCTTACTCATCACCACCCGACCGGGCGCCCTGCAGGAGCTGCGGCTCTTAACAGAACAGCCGCTCTTCATAGAGATCGAGGGGTTCTTGGAGGAGGACCGGAAGGCGTATTTCCTGAAACACTTCGAGGAGGAGAGTCAGGCCCTGCGAGCTTTCGACTTGATGAAGAGCAACGCGGCTCTGTTCCAGCTGGGCTCGGCGCCCTCCGTGTGCTGGCTGGTCTGCACCTGTCTGAGACAGCAGATGGAGAGGGGGGAGGACCCCGCCGCCACCTGCCGGACCACCACGGCCCTGTTCCTGCGCTTCCTCTGCAGCCGCTTCCCCCCACCGCGCGGCGGCGGCCCCAGGCGGGGCCTCCAGGCTCCGCTCAAGCCCCTGTGCCTCTTGGCTGCGGAGGGCGTGTGGACGCGGAGCTCCGTGTTCGATGGGGAAGACCTCAGGCGACTTGGGGTGCACCCGTctgccctctctcctttcctggacGGGAATATTCTCCAGAAGAGCGAAGACGGCGAGGCCTGCTACTCTTTCATCCATCTCAGCGTGCAGCAGTTTCTGGCCGCCATGTTCTATGTCTTGGAGCCggaagagcaggaggaggaagggctgggCGGCTGCTGGTGGCACGTCGGGGATGTGGGGAAACTGCTGTCCAAGGCGGAAAGGCTGAAGAACCCCAGCCTGACCCACGTCGGGTGCTTCCTGTTTGGCCTCTGCAACGAAAGAAGGGCCATGGAGCTGGAGGCGACTTTTGGCTGTCTGGTATCAACAGAGATCAAGCGGGAGCTCCTGAAATACACACTGATGCCCCATGGGAAGAAATCCTTTTCCGTGATGGACACGAAGGAGGTTCTGAGCTGTCTGTACGAGTCTCAGGAGGAGCAGCTCGTGAAGGATGCCATGGCCCACGTCAAGGAGATGTCCATTCACTTGACGAATACATCTGAAATGATGCAGTCTTCCTTCTGTCTTAAACATTGTGCCAACTTACAGAAGATCTCACTGCAGGTAGGAAAGAAGATATTCCTGGAGAATGATCCCGCATTGAAATCAGATCCTCAGAATGAGAT ATCACAGCACGACCATCGTTCTCTCCAACTCTGGGCGGATCTCTGCTCTGTGCTCAGTTCAAATGAGAACCTGAACTTTCTGGATGTGAAGGAAAGCTTCCTGAGTCACTCCTCAGTGAGGGTTCTTTGTGAGCAGATAACCCACGTCACCTGTCATCTCCAGAAAGTCGT gattaAAAATGTCTCTCCTGCCAGTGCTTACCGGGACTTCTGTCTGGCTTTCATTGGTAAGAAGACTCTGACACACCTGGTTCTGGAAGGCAGTGTCCATGGTgataagatgctgctgctgctgttgtgtgAGATCCTGAAGCATCCGAGATGTAATCTTCAGTATCTGCG ATTGGGGTCTTGTTCTGACACCACTTGGCAGTGGGCTGACTTCTCCTCAGCACTCAAAGTCAACCAGTCCCTGAAATGCCTGGATCTCACGGCCAGTGAGTTCCTGGATGCGGGTGTCAAATTGCTGTGTTTGACTCTGAGACACCCGAAGTGCGTCCTGCAGAAATTGTC GTTGGAGAACTGTCAGCTTACAGAAGCCTGTTGTAAGGAGCTGTCTTCTGCTTTGATTGTCAACCAGAGGTTGACCCACCTGTGCTTGGCCAAGAACGACCTTGGGGATGGCGGGGTGAAGACTCTGTGTGAGGGCTTGAGTTACCCCGAATGTCAGCTACAGACCTTGGT GCTGAGTCATTGCAACATAAACAGACATGGCTGCAAGTACATCTCAAAGCTTCTCCAAGGAGACTCCAGCCTCACCAGCCTGGACCTGGGTTTCAACCCCATAGCCACCGGACTGTGTTTTCTCTATGAAGCTTTGAAGAAACCAAATTGTAACCTGAAATGTCTAGG GCTTTGGGGCTGCCCCATCACCCCGTTCAGTTGCCAGCATCTCGCCTCCGCTCTAGTCAGCAGCCGGAGCCTGGAAACACTGGACTTGGGCCAGGACGCCTGGGGACAGAGTGGCATCGTGGTGCTCCTTAAGGCTTTAAAACAGAACCACGGCTCCTTAAAGATGCTCAGGTTGAAGATGGACAAATCAACCGTGGAAATCCAGAGGCTGTTGAAGGATGTGAAGGAGAACAATCCCAGACTGACCATCGAATGCAATGATGCCAGAACAACCAGATCCTCATGTTGTGACTTCTTTTGCTGA
- the LOC138419314 gene encoding natural cytotoxicity triggering receptor 1, which produces MPSTLAVLLVLGLGLSQRSSTQKQMLSKPAIWVKPSFMIPKGRPATIGCRGAGGAMEYQLHFEGGLSALERPKSRPVMNWVKFPIPAMTSHTAGQYRCSYRSGELWSELSDPLELVVTGLYDTPTLSVEPRPEVTSGENVTFRCQLTTATSTFFLLKAGQSSRPQLRDGNLWAEFHLGPVTPAHRGTYRCFGSYNNHAWSFPSKPVKLLVKGDAGDTTFAPTEHTASDYWDSYELTTGTQSQKDHFLWNHTVQNLIRLGLAVLVLVALMGLLLEDWLHRRKSGKRAHWVSRRRCRRRLRAQRALET; this is translated from the exons ATGCCTTCCACACTTGCTGTCCTTCTCGTCCTTG GGCTGGGTCTGAGCCAGAGGAGCAGCACCCAGAAGC AGATGCTCTCGAAACCTGCCATCTGGGTCAAACCCAGTTTCATGATCCCAAAGGGAAGACCGGCTACCATCGGGTGTCGGGGAGCTGGCGGGGCCATGGAGTACCAGCTGCACTTTGAGGGGGGACTTTCTGCCTTGGAGAGACCGAAGTCGCGCCCAGTGATGAACTGGGTGAAGTTCCCCATCCCGGCCATGACCTCTCACACCGCAGGGCAATACAGGTGCTCCTACCGAAGTGGGGAGCTCTGGTCCGAGCTCAGCGACCCTCTGGAGCTGGTGGTAACAG GACTGTATGACACACCCACGCTCTCAGTTGAACCCAGGCCTGAGGTGACCTCAGGAGAGAACGTGACCTTCCGTTGCCAGTTGACGACAGCTACAAGCACATTCTTCCTGCTCAAGGCGGGACAATCCAGCCGCCCCCAGCTCAGAGACGGGAACCTGTGGGCAGAGTTCCACCTGGGCCCTGTGACTCCAGCACACAGAGGGACATACAGGTGCTTTGGCTCCTACAACAACCACGCGTGGTCTTTCCCCAGCAAGCCTGTGAAGCTCCTGGTCAAAG GAGATGCCGGGGACACCACCTTCGCGCCCACCGAGCACACTGCTTCTG ACTACTGGGATTCCTACGAGTTAACCACAGGGACCCAATCACAGAAAG ACCATTTCCTCTGGAATCACACGGTCCAGAATCTCATCCGGCTTGGCCTGGCTGTCCTGGTCCTGGTTGCCCTCATGGGGCTCCTGCTTGAAGACTGGCTTCACAGAAGGAAGTCTGGAAAGAGAGCCCACTGGGTTTCACGTCGGAGGTGCAGGAGAAGGCTCCGAGCACAGAGAGCCCTGGAGACATGA